A stretch of the uncultured Desulfobacter sp. genome encodes the following:
- a CDS encoding 4Fe-4S binding protein, whose protein sequence is MKVIRKIIEIDEEKCDGCGNCVPSCAEGAIQIIDGKAKVIGDMYCDGLGACLGDCPKGALKLIERQADEYDEQAVHARLERQKTTTGTQTSKGCPSQQVKIFPISPVPGMGMPTAGSTGDSALGHWPVQLRLIPSSAPFLKDANLLITADCVPVAVPSFHSDYLKGKVVMLGCPKFDDADLYIDKLSDIFIQNNIQGITMMVMEVPCCSKMKWIVDSAMEKAGQNIPVRQVTISTTGRPLSENPA, encoded by the coding sequence ATGAAAGTTATCCGCAAAATTATAGAGATAGACGAAGAAAAGTGTGACGGTTGCGGGAATTGCGTACCTTCCTGCGCCGAAGGGGCCATTCAGATTATTGACGGCAAAGCCAAGGTTATCGGCGATATGTATTGTGATGGACTTGGGGCCTGCCTTGGGGATTGTCCCAAAGGTGCCCTCAAGCTCATTGAGCGCCAGGCTGACGAATATGATGAACAGGCTGTACACGCACGGCTCGAAAGACAGAAAACAACGACCGGCACTCAAACATCAAAAGGTTGTCCATCCCAACAGGTAAAAATTTTTCCCATCTCCCCGGTGCCGGGAATGGGGATGCCCACTGCCGGGTCCACAGGCGATTCAGCTTTAGGGCACTGGCCGGTACAGCTCCGCCTGATTCCCAGTTCAGCACCCTTTTTAAAAGACGCAAATTTGCTGATCACAGCCGATTGCGTTCCTGTTGCCGTACCGTCGTTTCATTCAGATTATCTCAAAGGCAAGGTTGTAATGCTTGGGTGCCCTAAGTTTGATGATGCAGATCTTTATATTGACAAGCTCTCAGATATTTTTATTCAAAATAATATCCAGGGCATCACCATGATGGTCATGGAAGTGCCCTGCTGTTCAAAAATGAAATGGATTGTTGACAGTGCAATGGAAAAAGCAGGTCAAAATATTCCAGTTCGCCAGGTAACCATTTCAACCACAGGC